Proteins from a single region of Candidatus Puniceispirillum marinum IMCC1322:
- a CDS encoding ribbon-helix-helix domain-containing protein produces the protein MKKRSVTIHGHRTSISLEDPFWDSLNEIATKRGQSLASLITEIDKNRDGGLSSALRLFVFAELTQNDNG, from the coding sequence GTGAAAAAGCGTTCGGTTACCATTCATGGACATCGCACCAGCATTTCGCTGGAAGATCCGTTCTGGGACAGTCTCAATGAGATCGCCACAAAACGTGGGCAATCACTGGCCAGCTTGATCACCGAGATTGACAAAAACCGTGATGGTGGCCTGTCTTCAGCCCTGCGGTTGTTTGTTTTTGCCGAACTTACGCAAAATGATAACGGGTGA
- a CDS encoding DnaT-like ssDNA-binding protein, which yields MSAAYLDVVAADRWCQIRAYGDWADANSMIKAAALVKAADLIDTHFTFRGYRQAVDQLRAWPRTGIKDKAGRTISGIPSAVKDANCVLALALIEDAGGVAELLGLRGAVLSERIGSVAVSYDASRSSSSQSRIKALLSPFLETTSSSRIKRT from the coding sequence ATGAGTGCCGCCTATCTTGATGTTGTGGCGGCTGATCGCTGGTGCCAGATACGTGCCTATGGTGACTGGGCGGATGCTAACAGCATGATCAAGGCGGCTGCTTTGGTAAAGGCGGCTGATCTTATTGATACGCATTTTACCTTTCGGGGGTATCGGCAAGCAGTCGATCAACTGCGTGCCTGGCCACGTACCGGCATTAAGGATAAGGCAGGACGTACCATCAGCGGAATCCCGTCTGCAGTGAAAGATGCCAATTGCGTTCTAGCGCTTGCCTTGATTGAGGATGCTGGGGGCGTCGCCGAACTGCTTGGTCTTCGTGGGGCGGTTCTGTCTGAGCGCATAGGGTCAGTCGCCGTAAGCTATGACGCTAGCAGATCGTCGTCATCGCAAAGCCGGATCAAGGCCTTGCTATCACCATTTCTGGAAACAACCAGCTCTTCAAGGATTAAGCGAACATGA
- a CDS encoding phage tail tape measure protein, with translation MARRYHMRRRSGRGADHMSRQLDDIVRLLSGRGSIERIFERQIKRVEQRLQAQLETHLKQSVEQLFSGVLGGNQGIAGSLFGLLQGGSLPGFAAGGVVDGAQILALAGEKGPEAILPLRRGADGQLGVASISADQPKVEPQPITINVTTDKAEALDDTDIDNMASVVSQALNEALDQAVAVRVETYLRDGGLLNPLGRR, from the coding sequence ATGGCACGGCGTTATCACATGCGCCGACGTAGCGGTAGGGGAGCTGATCATATGTCCCGACAGCTTGACGATATAGTTCGTTTGCTAAGTGGGCGCGGGTCGATTGAACGCATTTTTGAGCGACAGATCAAACGTGTTGAACAACGGCTTCAGGCCCAGCTTGAAACACATCTTAAACAAAGTGTCGAACAGCTATTTTCAGGTGTGCTGGGGGGCAATCAAGGTATTGCCGGGTCACTATTTGGCCTTTTGCAAGGTGGATCATTGCCAGGTTTTGCCGCTGGTGGCGTTGTCGATGGCGCGCAAATTCTGGCACTGGCAGGCGAAAAAGGCCCCGAAGCCATTTTGCCATTGCGGCGCGGTGCCGATGGTCAACTTGGTGTGGCCAGCATATCAGCAGACCAGCCAAAAGTAGAGCCACAGCCCATAACTATAAATGTCACTACTGATAAGGCTGAAGCTTTGGATGATACAGATATCGATAATATGGCGTCAGTTGTTTCACAGGCGTTGAATGAGGCACTGGATCAGGCCGTGGCTGTACGGGTTGAGACTTATCTGCGGGATGGCGGTTTGCTGAATCCCCTTGGGCGGCGTTGA
- a CDS encoding glutamine amidotransferase-related protein has protein sequence MHIAILETGRTNKKMPAHFINYPDMFGSLFGDYAAECGIHFSIVPVIEDVFPDDVHDYDGYLVTGSAFGVYDDAPFIPKLMVLLRDIYKARIPLVGVCFGHQIIAHALGGHAQKWSEGWGLGIRPVQLLAPCPWMADGNAKATSNDNVDLIHIHQDQVTSLPDEAVLVGTSDFCKNAMFAIDNIVFSMQGHPEFTNEYAAALIDLKRDVIDAETIDDAHATLKYTHQGEQMGRWIMNFFAQHAKAA, from the coding sequence ATGCATATCGCCATTCTGGAGACGGGTCGCACCAACAAGAAAATGCCAGCGCATTTTATCAATTATCCGGATATGTTTGGCAGCTTGTTTGGTGATTATGCCGCTGAATGTGGAATACATTTTTCAATTGTTCCGGTTATTGAAGATGTGTTTCCCGACGATGTGCATGATTATGACGGCTATCTTGTTACTGGTTCGGCATTTGGCGTTTATGATGACGCGCCCTTTATCCCAAAACTGATGGTATTACTACGCGATATTTACAAAGCCCGCATTCCCCTTGTTGGTGTTTGTTTTGGTCATCAGATCATTGCGCACGCACTGGGCGGACATGCGCAGAAATGGTCTGAAGGCTGGGGACTTGGCATTCGTCCTGTACAATTGCTTGCGCCTTGTCCGTGGATGGCAGATGGCAACGCTAAAGCCACCTCAAATGACAATGTTGATCTGATCCATATTCATCAAGATCAGGTGACAAGCCTGCCTGATGAGGCTGTGCTTGTTGGCACCTCGGATTTTTGCAAGAACGCCATGTTTGCGATCGATAATATTGTGTTTTCAATGCAGGGGCATCCAGAATTCACCAATGAATATGCCGCCGCACTGATTGATCTCAAGCGTGATGTGATTGATGCTGAAACAATCGATGATGCGCATGCAACATTGAAATACACGCATCAGGGCGAACAGATGGGACGCTGGATTATGAATTTCTTTGCCCAGCATGCCAAAGCCGCCTGA
- a CDS encoding phage minor tail protein L, translating to MTQRSGHISGATPGKISSAKMISADDASAPFPGKLVHLFEIDIKPTPFRFVAEAVQGGGVNFAGAAYRSFPIMASRFSWSAEGPPARPVLEVSNVTGLFNDAVTHDQLRGIAVRRIMTLTSELDPPHGEGGGNCFPVERWVIDRIARLERAVMRLELCAEASLEGKQFPQRVMLRDLCQHVYRRWDASQAAFDYSGVTCPYQGDSYFTADGAETTDPAKDECSLHLMSGCRKRFLFNLPFLGFPGVRRL from the coding sequence ATGACACAACGATCAGGTCATATTTCAGGTGCAACGCCTGGCAAAATCAGCTCTGCAAAGATGATTTCAGCAGATGATGCCTCGGCGCCATTTCCGGGCAAGCTGGTGCATCTGTTTGAAATTGACATCAAGCCCACCCCTTTCCGGTTTGTTGCCGAGGCAGTGCAAGGCGGTGGGGTAAATTTTGCGGGAGCCGCCTATCGCAGCTTTCCCATCATGGCAAGCAGGTTTTCATGGTCAGCAGAAGGCCCTCCAGCGCGCCCCGTTCTGGAAGTTTCGAATGTAACAGGCCTGTTTAATGATGCCGTAACGCATGATCAATTGCGCGGTATTGCGGTGCGCCGGATCATGACATTGACCAGCGAACTTGACCCACCACATGGTGAAGGTGGCGGCAATTGCTTTCCGGTCGAACGTTGGGTGATTGATCGCATTGCAAGGCTTGAACGTGCTGTTATGCGGCTTGAATTATGCGCCGAAGCAAGCCTTGAAGGCAAACAGTTCCCACAGCGTGTCATGCTTCGCGATTTATGCCAGCATGTTTATCGACGCTGGGATGCGTCACAGGCGGCGTTCGATTATTCTGGCGTGACATGCCCCTATCAGGGCGATAGCTATTTTACCGCCGATGGTGCCGAAACGACTGACCCTGCCAAGGATGAATGCAGCCTGCATTTGATGAGTGGATGCCGGAAACGGTTTTTGTTCAATCTGCCATTTCTGGGCTTTCCCGGGGTGCGCCGCCTATGA
- a CDS encoding P22 phage major capsid protein family protein — protein sequence MPNQLETLMPRIVARGLLHFRERAILPRLVNSSFSSDAARRGDAIDVPVSSPVAVSDVTPGKTFTGNIPDTSISSVSITLDNWKRAAFYLTDDEMAKIESSADFIPMQMAEAIHALAGAVNQSIIDTHKLIAHGLGLPGEIPFQPMPSTIADVKDWHGATCAIQARRFLNKAAAPKTGRFAIIDYDMEANALGLPQFHDADKAGSTSVPMEGEIGRKFGIDWFSSDLLPNAGNSVGEVAITQTARAQAMTITVNASHSNINPGDSFVIKNDADQTVHRVKSVAASSNSAHSDITLHMPIGQALNTSHKVIFKPTHKVGLVLHRDAVALAMRPLSAAGLESGLNGQIMSVSDPQTGLSLRLEVTRQYKQTMWEFDVLWGVAMMRPELACVIYGDA from the coding sequence TTGCCAAACCAATTAGAAACCCTGATGCCACGTATTGTTGCGCGTGGTCTTTTACATTTTCGCGAACGTGCAATCTTGCCACGTCTTGTCAATAGCAGCTTTTCCAGCGATGCCGCCCGTCGGGGTGACGCCATCGATGTGCCGGTCAGCAGTCCGGTAGCGGTAAGTGACGTGACGCCGGGCAAGACATTTACGGGTAATATTCCTGATACATCGATTTCATCGGTGTCAATCACGCTGGATAATTGGAAACGCGCCGCATTTTATCTAACTGACGATGAAATGGCCAAAATCGAAAGCAGCGCCGATTTTATTCCGATGCAGATGGCCGAAGCGATCCATGCGCTGGCAGGAGCCGTGAATCAGTCAATCATTGATACGCATAAATTGATTGCCCATGGGCTTGGGTTGCCAGGTGAAATACCGTTTCAGCCGATGCCGTCCACCATTGCAGATGTCAAAGACTGGCATGGCGCCACTTGTGCCATTCAGGCACGACGTTTCCTGAACAAGGCAGCCGCTCCCAAAACCGGTCGTTTTGCCATTATTGACTATGATATGGAGGCTAATGCGCTTGGGCTGCCTCAATTCCATGACGCTGATAAAGCTGGCTCCACTAGCGTGCCGATGGAAGGTGAAATTGGCCGCAAATTTGGGATCGACTGGTTTTCTAGTGATCTATTGCCAAATGCGGGTAACAGCGTTGGTGAGGTCGCTATAACCCAAACCGCAAGAGCACAGGCGATGACAATTACAGTTAATGCCAGCCATAGCAACATCAATCCTGGTGATAGTTTCGTTATCAAGAATGATGCAGACCAAACCGTGCATCGTGTTAAATCGGTTGCTGCTTCCAGCAATTCTGCACATAGCGACATCACGCTTCATATGCCTATTGGGCAAGCACTAAATACAAGTCACAAAGTCATTTTCAAGCCAACGCACAAGGTCGGGCTGGTTCTGCATCGTGACGCGGTTGCGCTGGCGATGCGGCCCTTATCTGCCGCAGGTCTTGAAAGCGGGCTGAATGGCCAGATCATGTCGGTGTCTGACCCGCAGACTGGACTATCGCTAAGGCTGGAGGTTACACGCCAATATAAACAGACCATGTGGGAGTTTGATGTGCTTTGGGGTGTGGCTATGATGCGCCCCGAATTAGCCTGTGTGATTTACGGCGATGCGTGA
- a CDS encoding phage tail protein, whose translation MARFPSIEASQTSFLQVKHRVSEAQFGNGFRQRFGHIGAHRRIWHVTFLDKPVADIARIDQFLDRLSGSTPFFWHPPHATMAQFVCSEWKITPVNQALASLEALFIEA comes from the coding sequence ATGGCGCGCTTTCCGTCCATTGAGGCCAGTCAGACATCCTTTCTGCAGGTCAAGCATCGCGTGTCCGAAGCCCAGTTCGGTAACGGGTTTCGACAGCGGTTTGGGCATATTGGGGCGCATCGGCGTATCTGGCATGTCACATTTCTGGATAAGCCTGTTGCCGACATAGCGCGCATTGACCAATTTCTGGACCGGCTTTCAGGAAGTACGCCGTTTTTCTGGCATCCGCCGCACGCAACTATGGCGCAGTTTGTCTGTAGCGAATGGAAGATCACGCCTGTTAATCAGGCACTAGCGTCACTAGAAGCGCTGTTCATCGAAGCCTAA
- a CDS encoding phage tail tube protein gives MRIRLGQDMCLGIGKEASWTMPPTAYKPLTVLQQNLAEIASRRRRQNLGGGQFATKSQLIHAHIGGDISLQLAFGNGDDLLASGVGGLWRNRDISGLLTMLPRGARLSSLSPDMGTGQTAPSFSLLRRFDRRDDWQHFYGLKSSRLRLTIGTGGEAVLGATMIGKMSSPAHRTASQLGNAMPLATVSPPFNLNHAPSALAIQILGAESRLLHSTGDFVLSHLTLTMTRGGMTPLFGLSAMSPLGITDGLLAIDGALHLLYTPSLATLLRADTRLKIQLTIYDEAGHAVVVLLPSNLITNSEIETSSPALPPLLRVQFESHHDPEDSSSPLIAIGMAELDAD, from the coding sequence ATGCGGATACGACTGGGACAGGATATGTGCTTGGGAATTGGCAAGGAGGCAAGTTGGACTATGCCGCCAACTGCCTATAAACCCCTGACTGTTTTGCAGCAAAATCTTGCTGAGATTGCGTCGCGTCGCCGACGGCAGAATCTGGGTGGTGGACAATTTGCGACTAAAAGCCAGCTTATTCATGCCCATATAGGCGGCGATATTAGCTTGCAACTGGCTTTTGGAAATGGTGATGATCTGCTGGCTTCTGGGGTTGGTGGTCTGTGGCGTAATAGAGATATATCGGGATTGCTGACTATGCTGCCTCGTGGCGCCAGATTATCATCGCTGAGCCCTGATATGGGGACAGGCCAGACGGCGCCCTCATTCAGTTTATTGCGGCGCTTTGATAGGCGCGATGATTGGCAGCATTTTTACGGTCTGAAGTCATCACGTCTGCGGTTGACGATCGGTACTGGCGGTGAAGCGGTGCTGGGGGCGACGATGATTGGTAAAATGTCATCGCCAGCGCATAGAACAGCAAGTCAATTGGGTAACGCCATGCCTTTGGCGACAGTTAGCCCGCCTTTCAATCTTAATCATGCGCCGTCAGCATTAGCTATCCAGATACTGGGCGCTGAGTCGCGGTTGTTGCACTCAACCGGTGATTTTGTCCTTTCGCATCTGACGCTGACTATGACGCGTGGGGGCATGACACCCTTATTCGGGCTTAGCGCGATGTCGCCACTTGGCATTACGGACGGATTGCTGGCCATTGATGGCGCCTTACATCTTCTTTACACACCATCTTTAGCCACCCTATTGCGTGCAGATACGCGGTTGAAAATTCAGCTCACAATATATGATGAAGCGGGTCATGCTGTGGTGGTTCTGCTACCCAGTAATCTTATCACCAATAGCGAAATCGAAACATCAAGTCCGGCTTTGCCACCTCTATTGAGAGTTCAGTTTGAAAGCCATCACGACCCAGAAGATTCGTCATCCCCGCTTATTGCGATTGGTATGGCCGAACTGGATGCAGACTAA
- a CDS encoding DNA-packaging protein translates to MTHYDQPLKKSWIDSLIRLPKTDRTAFIDGLAPEQINLLLYEWQLWARPKQLPPAGDWRVWLLMAGRGFGKTRAGAEWIRWLAQSGRARRIALVGETFDDARQVMVEGASGILSVCPNWARPAWRAGQRTLIWPSGTIARCYSADDPEQLRGPEFDYGWADEIAKWRYPSAWDNLMLALRIGKSPQCIATTTPRPVRWLADLAAAEDTVLVQGASRENAANLSPAFMAAMHRRFGDSYLARQELEGIMMSNLPDALWCRNDILRLHRPMPKRHRFIRIVIGVDPAMGGGDETGIITAGKDQDGHIWILADDSLHATPDRWAVQIQRVFRQWRADSVIAEINQGGSLIRTLLAQAGCALPVREVRAMRSKSIRAEPVAAAYARGDVSHAGQFGALEDQMCACVPGQRQTPSPDRLDAMVWAVNALLGGIETATKEMAF, encoded by the coding sequence TTGACGCATTACGATCAGCCCTTGAAGAAAAGCTGGATCGACTCGCTGATCCGCCTGCCAAAGACTGACCGCACAGCCTTTATTGACGGGCTGGCTCCTGAGCAGATTAATCTGTTGTTATATGAATGGCAGTTATGGGCGCGGCCAAAACAATTGCCACCAGCAGGTGATTGGCGTGTCTGGTTATTGATGGCAGGACGCGGCTTTGGCAAAACCCGGGCTGGCGCCGAATGGATAAGGTGGCTGGCACAAAGCGGGCGGGCGCGGCGTATTGCGCTGGTGGGTGAGACTTTTGATGATGCCCGTCAGGTCATGGTCGAGGGTGCGTCAGGCATTTTGTCGGTATGCCCGAACTGGGCACGGCCAGCATGGCGGGCAGGGCAAAGAACATTGATCTGGCCGTCAGGAACAATTGCACGTTGTTATTCGGCAGATGATCCCGAACAGCTTCGCGGCCCCGAATTTGATTATGGGTGGGCGGATGAGATTGCCAAATGGCGTTATCCAAGCGCATGGGACAATCTGATGCTGGCATTGCGTATTGGCAAAAGCCCACAATGTATAGCAACAACAACGCCGCGTCCGGTACGTTGGCTGGCCGATCTAGCGGCCGCTGAAGATACGGTGCTTGTGCAAGGGGCTAGCCGCGAAAATGCGGCTAATCTGTCACCTGCTTTTATGGCAGCCATGCACCGGCGATTTGGTGATAGCTATCTGGCGCGTCAGGAGCTTGAGGGCATAATGATGTCAAATCTGCCCGATGCGTTATGGTGCCGAAATGATATTCTACGTCTGCATCGGCCGATGCCAAAGCGGCATCGATTTATCCGGATTGTGATCGGTGTTGATCCGGCGATGGGCGGTGGTGATGAAACAGGCATCATAACCGCCGGCAAGGATCAGGATGGCCATATCTGGATTCTGGCCGATGATTCACTTCATGCGACGCCAGATAGGTGGGCAGTACAAATACAAAGGGTTTTTCGACAATGGCGCGCTGACAGTGTGATCGCCGAAATCAATCAGGGTGGCAGTTTGATCCGTACGCTTTTGGCACAGGCAGGGTGTGCATTGCCGGTACGTGAAGTGCGGGCAATGCGGTCAAAATCAATTCGCGCCGAACCAGTGGCTGCTGCCTATGCCCGCGGTGATGTTTCGCATGCCGGGCAATTCGGTGCACTTGAAGATCAGATGTGTGCCTGTGTGCCAGGCCAACGGCAAACGCCGTCACCGGATCGGCTCGATGCGATGGTCTGGGCGGTTAATGCCCTGCTGGGCGGGATTGAAACCGCCACTAAAGAGATGGCGTTTTAA
- a CDS encoding DUF4055 domain-containing protein, whose amino-acid sequence MTDNVATPGIAHRAMAAELDLLADLMGGTLSMRAAGQRWLPREAAESWTAWRVRLQRTVLFNGLSRTVQALSGRPFARPVTLESAHPALQKLTENCDKEGTSLSDFAKRLLQRLLIDGMVHILVDRPVAGGAPYLVMVTASQLIGATRDDDGLSEIRIAETHIRRVGRFGEETSQAVRVIGRHAWQVWHPRGDLDSSVIGTWHVATEGQHDYGRPPLITLNVAPSGFMQSRPPLIDLAWLNLAHWQSASDQRHILHVARVPILFGRALQAAEGDIEIGPNRLIMADDPAADLRFVEHSGAAINAGRQDLIDLEDRMAVLGLDMLRRRPGNETATGRAIDAAEAHAALTGVITTLRDGLQAAFEMAADWLDVPDGAAGQIQIARHFPVSDDAANEADILLRARLAGEISQEAFLAEITRRGILAAGGGISAPTQASNITPKIRNQRGNHE is encoded by the coding sequence ATGACAGATAATGTGGCAACCCCGGGGATTGCGCATCGGGCGATGGCGGCCGAACTGGATTTGCTGGCCGATTTAATGGGCGGCACCTTGAGCATGCGCGCTGCTGGACAACGCTGGCTTCCGCGTGAAGCTGCCGAAAGCTGGACAGCATGGCGTGTCCGCTTGCAACGAACCGTCTTGTTTAACGGCTTGTCACGAACAGTGCAGGCATTGTCAGGACGCCCCTTTGCCCGCCCTGTGACGCTGGAGTCAGCGCATCCGGCTTTGCAAAAGTTGACCGAAAATTGTGACAAGGAAGGCACGTCGCTGAGTGATTTTGCCAAGCGGCTTCTGCAACGGTTACTGATCGATGGCATGGTGCATATTCTGGTTGATCGACCAGTTGCGGGCGGTGCGCCTTATCTGGTCATGGTTACTGCCAGTCAGTTGATCGGAGCCACCCGAGATGATGACGGGCTTAGCGAAATCAGAATTGCCGAAACGCATATCAGGCGCGTTGGTCGCTTTGGTGAAGAAACCAGTCAAGCGGTTCGTGTGATTGGGCGTCATGCGTGGCAAGTATGGCACCCACGCGGTGATCTTGATAGTAGCGTTATTGGCACATGGCATGTCGCCACCGAAGGCCAGCATGATTATGGTCGCCCGCCGCTTATCACTTTGAATGTTGCCCCGTCAGGTTTCATGCAGTCGCGCCCACCCTTGATTGATCTGGCTTGGCTTAATCTTGCGCATTGGCAATCGGCTAGTGATCAGCGCCATATTCTGCATGTGGCACGGGTGCCTATTTTGTTTGGCCGGGCGTTGCAGGCAGCCGAAGGCGATATAGAAATCGGCCCTAACCGCCTGATAATGGCGGATGACCCGGCGGCTGATTTGCGTTTTGTCGAACATTCGGGTGCCGCCATTAACGCTGGCCGACAGGATCTTATCGATCTTGAGGATCGCATGGCTGTATTGGGTCTGGATATGTTGCGCCGTCGCCCAGGCAACGAAACCGCGACAGGTCGTGCGATTGATGCGGCCGAAGCGCATGCCGCCCTGACAGGCGTGATCACAACCTTGCGCGATGGCTTGCAGGCGGCTTTTGAAATGGCAGCGGACTGGCTGGACGTGCCTGATGGTGCGGCCGGACAGATCCAGATTGCCCGTCATTTTCCCGTCAGCGATGACGCGGCTAATGAGGCCGACATTCTGTTAAGGGCACGGCTGGCTGGTGAAATCAGTCAGGAAGCCTTTCTGGCCGAAATCACCCGCCGCGGCATTTTGGCGGCAGGCGGTGGCATTTCCGCCCCGACACAGGCGTCAAACATCACGCCAAAAATCCGAAACCAAAGAGGTAATCATGAATGA
- a CDS encoding DUF6362 family protein: MIHTRKVPPLRTKRNSIDEKSLALTPAETLLAKRMMAAAMTLRALPRDQLAIPNGIRSAWPDMIRESAILYSKTRRLSQVRPSPQAIDSMDVMLALLWHLDYEARQLVWARANNIPWRILVGRCGKSRSSLNRDYKKALAALETIQSQHGVAQYHD, from the coding sequence ATGATACATACGCGTAAAGTACCCCCCCTCCGTACCAAAAGAAATAGCATAGATGAAAAAAGTCTGGCGCTTACACCAGCTGAGACGCTTTTGGCCAAACGGATGATGGCAGCGGCGATGACCTTGCGTGCGTTACCAAGGGATCAGCTGGCGATACCGAATGGCATTAGAAGTGCCTGGCCAGATATGATACGCGAATCAGCCATTTTATACAGTAAAACAAGACGTTTATCGCAAGTACGCCCATCTCCACAGGCGATTGATTCGATGGATGTCATGTTGGCTTTGCTGTGGCATCTGGATTATGAAGCGCGTCAGCTTGTCTGGGCGCGTGCCAATAATATCCCATGGCGCATTCTGGTGGGGCGTTGCGGTAAAAGCCGATCTAGCCTTAATCGTGACTATAAAAAGGCTTTAGCCGCGCTCGAGACGATACAGAGTCAGCATGGCGTCGCCCAGTACCATGATTGA
- a CDS encoding S24 family peptidase, which produces MDRVKSKHKMRHDLAEIPANDTARTALSVALSMQTPPLTLKQASRAIGRNDAYLHQYLNRGSPRHLPEAIRYQLAAILGVDQATLAHHDSLPKGARNADISHTATNSAPLGLQTMSSVPFLDIHASAGGGTLVDASADTATAALAFPRSWLRKISPSKTDALKLITISGDSMAPVLEHGDTVMLDTDQTRPTPPGIFILHDGLGLVAKRIELVPSTSPQTLRICSENQAYTNYQRTIDEVQIIGRVVWFARNL; this is translated from the coding sequence ATGGACAGGGTTAAATCCAAACATAAAATGCGGCATGATCTAGCCGAAATTCCGGCAAATGACACTGCCAGAACGGCTTTAAGCGTAGCGCTATCGATGCAGACACCGCCGTTGACCCTAAAACAGGCATCGCGCGCGATTGGCCGCAATGACGCCTATTTACACCAATATCTGAACCGGGGCTCACCGCGCCATCTGCCCGAGGCCATTCGCTATCAGCTTGCTGCGATTCTAGGCGTCGATCAGGCAACATTGGCACACCATGATAGCTTGCCTAAAGGGGCGCGTAATGCGGATATATCCCATACGGCAACAAATTCAGCGCCCCTTGGTCTGCAGACCATGTCGTCAGTACCATTTCTTGATATTCACGCCAGTGCAGGCGGCGGTACGCTTGTTGATGCGTCTGCCGACACCGCAACGGCGGCGCTTGCCTTTCCACGTTCATGGCTTCGTAAAATCTCACCAAGCAAAACCGACGCGTTAAAACTCATCACTATTTCTGGCGATTCAATGGCACCGGTTCTTGAACATGGCGATACAGTGATGCTGGATACCGATCAAACGCGCCCCACCCCGCCAGGTATTTTCATTTTGCATGATGGGCTTGGCCTTGTGGCAAAGCGGATAGAGCTTGTGCCCAGCACCAGCCCCCAGACTTTGCGTATCTGTTCGGAAAATCAGGCCTATACAAACTATCAGCGTACGATTGACGAGGTACAGATCATCGGTCGTGTGGTATGGTTCGCCCGTAATTTATAG
- a CDS encoding class I SAM-dependent RNA methyltransferase: protein MRRTKRNDGQLPRNAPPLEVEITHIGGRGDGIGSASYTHKYETKTYTIFVPTSLPGEIVLAQPISINAQGIKTRILELVRQSDQRQTPGCNSFPACGGCNFQHWSRPAIASWKHDLVAHFLSRHDLEPDQMRPMQSSPPASRRRATFQVKRMKDSAIVGFHERNSHHIVAPDGCVILEPALIDLQSALHDFASTHLDAGNVLTAHANLLDNGLCVLLSGQDKWPSSLLAALTDWASKPIFAGAPLARLSVNDGHVPMLLFAPTPAEIRFGDIGIDPPAGAFLQATQHGEASLQAAVAEITAGASRVIDLFAGCGTLSVPLVSQLTHLLAVEQDAASLAALKAGANKAKCGARVKTMQRDLMNAPIQPVDLDHFDAAIIDPPRNGAAAQCAELALSNIPVIAMVSCNPATFARDAEALTYGGYRLDWMQIIDQFLFSNHLEIVARFTKI from the coding sequence ATGCGACGAACAAAGCGAAATGATGGCCAGCTTCCGCGCAATGCGCCCCCACTAGAAGTTGAAATCACGCATATTGGCGGCCGTGGCGATGGTATTGGCAGTGCTAGCTACACGCATAAATACGAAACCAAAACATATACCATTTTCGTACCTACCAGCCTGCCTGGCGAAATTGTTCTTGCCCAGCCTATCAGCATCAATGCTCAGGGCATCAAGACACGGATTCTGGAACTGGTTCGCCAAAGCGATCAACGTCAGACACCGGGCTGTAACAGCTTTCCGGCCTGTGGGGGATGCAATTTCCAACATTGGTCACGGCCAGCGATTGCCAGCTGGAAACATGATCTTGTGGCGCATTTCCTGTCACGACATGATCTTGAACCAGACCAGATGCGCCCCATGCAAAGCTCGCCTCCAGCCAGCCGGCGACGCGCCACCTTTCAGGTAAAGCGTATGAAGGACTCAGCCATAGTTGGATTTCATGAACGCAACAGCCACCACATTGTTGCGCCGGATGGCTGTGTGATTCTCGAACCCGCCCTTATTGACCTGCAGTCGGCTTTACATGATTTTGCCAGCACCCATCTTGACGCTGGTAACGTACTAACCGCCCATGCCAACCTCCTCGATAACGGTTTATGTGTGTTGCTATCAGGGCAGGATAAATGGCCATCTTCACTTTTAGCAGCGCTGACTGATTGGGCTAGCAAACCAATCTTTGCAGGTGCGCCCTTGGCGCGCTTATCGGTAAATGACGGGCACGTGCCTATGCTGTTATTTGCCCCGACACCTGCTGAAATTCGATTTGGCGATATTGGCATTGATCCGCCAGCAGGTGCCTTTCTTCAGGCAACGCAGCATGGCGAGGCCAGCCTACAGGCGGCGGTAGCTGAAATCACCGCAGGCGCATCGCGTGTGATTGACCTGTTTGCTGGCTGCGGCACATTGAGCGTGCCGCTGGTCAGCCAGCTGACACATTTACTAGCTGTCGAACAGGACGCGGCTAGTCTGGCCGCGCTCAAGGCTGGCGCCAACAAAGCAAAATGTGGCGCCCGTGTCAAAACCATGCAACGCGATCTGATGAACGCACCTATCCAGCCAGTTGATCTGGATCATTTCGATGCGGCCATAATTGATCCGCCGCGCAACGGTGCTGCCGCACAATGCGCCGAACTTGCTCTATCTAATATTCCGGTTATTGCAATGGTATCATGCAATCCGGCAACCTTTGCCAGAGATGCCGAAGCGCTCACCTATGGCGGTTATCGTCTTGACTGGATGCAGATTATCGATCAGTTTTTGTTCAGCAATCACCTTGAAATTGTTGCCCGCTTTACTAAAATCTAA